The Candidatus Methylomirabilota bacterium DNA window CGGAGGCAGCGGAGCAGCAGGTCGGTCGCCTCGGTATAGGGGCTGCCGATCGGATTGATCAGAAGGAAACGCTTGCCCTGCTGCGGGGCCCCATCCGCATCGATCAGTTGAAACGGCAGACCGGTGAGTTGCTCCGACAGGCCGAGAGGATTACTGATCGTCGCCGAGCAGGCGATGAACTGCGGCTGAGCTCCGTATGCGGCTGCTACCCGCCGCAGACGCCTCAGGACGTGGGCGATATGTGAGCCAAAGACCCCGCGATAGGTGTGCAGTTCGTCGAGGACCACATAGCGGAGGTTGCGCCAGAACTCGCGCCACTGGGCGTGGTGGGGCAGCAGCGAGAGGTGGAGCATATCCGGGTTGCTCAACAACAGTTGTGGCGGATCGTCTCGGAGCTTCGCCCGACGGGATGCAGGTGTATCCCCATCCACAATGGCGGCGCGGATATCCTGCCCCCATGGAAGCAGGGTCTGCAACATCTTCAGTTGATCCTGCTCCAGCGCCTTGATCGGGAACAACAGGAGGGCGCGGGCCGAATGATCAGTCAGCAGGTGTTCGAGGATCGGCAAGAGATAGGTCAAACTCTTGCCGGATGCGGTGGAGGTGACAACCAGTGAATGCTTGCCGGCGCGTGCCGCCTCAATGGCAGCACACTGGTGCGTGTAGAGCTGGTCGACTCCGATCCTGCGTAGCGCGTCGCGAAGCGGTCCTGACATGGGATCGGAAAGGTCCGCATAACTGGGTGATTTCGAAGGGATCTGCCTGAGGTGGACAGGGTGTCCACGAGTCGAGTACTCTCGGCGCAACTCGTCGATGAACCGATCGACCTCGGGAATGGGTAGAGGCGAGGGGGATCGCCCAGCCGGATGTGCCTTCACAGGTCGCATCATGCTTAGGCGCTTTAGATCAAGAGCATGATATCATCCGCTATGTTTCTTGGCCACATATAGTCATTTCTTTTATCACGGCATGGGAAAGCGTGTCAATGCCAAAACCCATTTGACC harbors:
- a CDS encoding DEAD/DEAH box helicase; the encoded protein is MKAHPAGRSPSPLPIPEVDRFIDELRREYSTRGHPVHLRQIPSKSPSYADLSDPMSGPLRDALRRIGVDQLYTHQCAAIEAARAGKHSLVVTSTASGKSLTYLLPILEHLLTDHSARALLLFPIKALEQDQLKMLQTLLPWGQDIRAAIVDGDTPASRRAKLRDDPPQLLLSNPDMLHLSLLPHHAQWREFWRNLRYVVLDELHTYRGVFGSHIAHVLRRLRRVAAAYGAQPQFIACSATISNPLGLSEQLTGLPFQLIDADGAPQQGKRFLLINPIGSPYTEATDLLLRCLR